The following coding sequences are from one Cydia splendana chromosome 15, ilCydSple1.2, whole genome shotgun sequence window:
- the LOC134797592 gene encoding uncharacterized protein LOC134797592 isoform X1 — translation MIQNESTWRKSGEWKSRYSQLYSRRLTIPKEAEHRRCISFMENDSTPYNDLLMKLRCSRPSTSSTTEPDVSSVNSSNEIQTILSQQSEMYPSCCSPTITRSLGQHDTMLLDMVRERNRELQEAQDQPLELPGDDASEDLSIEPCMHGMSHRFTERSVSRSRFSRISTKRDMDIPSILAYNISDTLPTNLPLGIPAFQQKESLSKCNEIPRWSIRRSVCPVCSQKWKDRSFVNKIKNSGLKRNLLQDMPSVIAPARLRSAARDKSLRPVPMDVEDNPVSPGLRSRSATWQLIRARRIRMPKPQLPSPEAPPCGTAPNEQKDLNMRVNNFLLT, via the exons ATGATACA AAACGAGTCGACATGGCGGAAAAGCGGCGAGTGGAAATCGCGATACTCCCAACTGTACTCCCGCCGCCTCACCAT CCCGAAAGAGGCAGAACACCGGCGTTGCATTTCATTTATGGAGAACGACAGCACCCCGTACAACGATCTGCTGATGAAGCTTCGCTGCAGTCGGCCGAGTACCTCCAGCACGACCGAGCCTGACGTCAGCTCAGTCAACTCCAGCAACGAGATCCAAACCATACTGTCGCAGCAGAGCGAGATGTACCCCAGCTGCTGCTCGCCTACCAT AACGCGTAGTCTGGGACAGCACGACACAATGTTGCTGGATATGGTGCGCGAGCGCAACCGCGAGCTGCAGGAGGCGCAGGACCAGCCGCTCGAGCTTCCCGGCGACGACGCTTCTGAAGA CTTGTCCATTGAGCCCTGTATGCACGGGATGAGCCACCGCTTCACTGAGCGTAGCGTGTCCCGCTCTCGGTTCTCTCGCATCTCGACGAAACGCGACATGGACATACCCTCAATACTGGCCTATAACATCAGCGACACCCTACCG ACAAACTTACCACTCGGAATACCAGCGTTCCAGCAAAAGGAATCCTTGTCGAAATGTAATGAGATTCCCAGATGGTCCATACGCCGCTCCGTGTGCCCAGTCTGCTCGCAAAAATGGAAGGACCGCAGCTttgtaaacaaaattaaaaactcaG GCTTAAAAAGAAACCTTTTACAAGACATGCCTTCTGTAATAGCACCAGCACGCTTAAGATCGGCAGCGAGagataa GAGCCTCCGGCCAGTCCCCATGGATGTGGAAGACAACCCCGTCTCTCCCGGACTACGCAGCCGCAGCGCCACCTGGCAGTTGATCCGCGCGCGACGCATACGCATGCCCAAGCCGCAACTACCGTCGCCAGAGGCGCCGCCCTGCGGCACAGCGCCAAACGAGCAAAAAGATTTAAACATGCGCGTCAACAACTTTTTATTAAcctag
- the LOC134797592 gene encoding uncharacterized protein LOC134797592 isoform X2 gives MIQNESTWRKSGEWKSRYSQLYSRRLTIPKEAEHRRCISFMENDSTPYNDLLMKLRCSRPSTSSTTEPDVSSVNSSNEIQTILSQQSEMYPSCCSPTITRSLGQHDTMLLDMVRERNRELQEAQDQPLELPGDDASEDLSIEPCMHGMSHRFTERSVSRSRFSRISTKRDMDIPSILAYNISDTLPTNLPLGIPAFQQKESLSKCNEIPRWSIRRSVCPVCSQKWKDRSFVNKIKNSGLKRNLLQDMPSVIAPARLRSAARDNLRPVPMDVEDNPVSPGLRSRSATWQLIRARRIRMPKPQLPSPEAPPCGTAPNEQKDLNMRVNNFLLT, from the exons ATGATACA AAACGAGTCGACATGGCGGAAAAGCGGCGAGTGGAAATCGCGATACTCCCAACTGTACTCCCGCCGCCTCACCAT CCCGAAAGAGGCAGAACACCGGCGTTGCATTTCATTTATGGAGAACGACAGCACCCCGTACAACGATCTGCTGATGAAGCTTCGCTGCAGTCGGCCGAGTACCTCCAGCACGACCGAGCCTGACGTCAGCTCAGTCAACTCCAGCAACGAGATCCAAACCATACTGTCGCAGCAGAGCGAGATGTACCCCAGCTGCTGCTCGCCTACCAT AACGCGTAGTCTGGGACAGCACGACACAATGTTGCTGGATATGGTGCGCGAGCGCAACCGCGAGCTGCAGGAGGCGCAGGACCAGCCGCTCGAGCTTCCCGGCGACGACGCTTCTGAAGA CTTGTCCATTGAGCCCTGTATGCACGGGATGAGCCACCGCTTCACTGAGCGTAGCGTGTCCCGCTCTCGGTTCTCTCGCATCTCGACGAAACGCGACATGGACATACCCTCAATACTGGCCTATAACATCAGCGACACCCTACCG ACAAACTTACCACTCGGAATACCAGCGTTCCAGCAAAAGGAATCCTTGTCGAAATGTAATGAGATTCCCAGATGGTCCATACGCCGCTCCGTGTGCCCAGTCTGCTCGCAAAAATGGAAGGACCGCAGCTttgtaaacaaaattaaaaactcaG GCTTAAAAAGAAACCTTTTACAAGACATGCCTTCTGTAATAGCACCAGCACGCTTAAGATCGGCAGCGAGagataa CCTCCGGCCAGTCCCCATGGATGTGGAAGACAACCCCGTCTCTCCCGGACTACGCAGCCGCAGCGCCACCTGGCAGTTGATCCGCGCGCGACGCATACGCATGCCCAAGCCGCAACTACCGTCGCCAGAGGCGCCGCCCTGCGGCACAGCGCCAAACGAGCAAAAAGATTTAAACATGCGCGTCAACAACTTTTTATTAAcctag